The Anomalospiza imberbis isolate Cuckoo-Finch-1a 21T00152 chromosome 27, ASM3175350v1, whole genome shotgun sequence genome segment attcctgaaaaaaaacacGGAATGGAAGAGTCACAGAAGCATTCAGTGGGATAAAAACGATGTCAAAACTTTCTGGATCCCAGCAGAATTCCCTTGGAAATTGGAATTTCAGCCAACTCTGGGTCGTTAAAATCATCAGGAATGTTGGAATTGAAGGATTTGGaattaaaaatccaaacaagtCTCTGTGTCCAGACTTCCAAATATttcatcctgatttttttttgatggataattcaggaaaatttttttaaaaattatttaggggacaggagggagatTTGTttggaaggggagggaaaatcCAGCATGGACTGAGGCTgaaattccaaaatattttatgggGTGGGGCTGAAGCTCCAAATTCCTGCCCGGAACGCGGCTCCTGGGATCCAGCCTGGTTCTGACGTGGCTTTTCCGGAATGTTCCTGGAATGCTGCCGGGAATTTGGAGGATTTGTTTTATTCCATCCACGTTTCTGCCAAATTTGGGATCAGTCTGGGAAAAGATTCCGTGTTGGAACGCCGGGATGGTTTTTCCTTCGCAGCCCCAGTTCCGTGTTCCGGTGGaagttttttgggattgggatggttCAGGTTCAAAGTTGTTCCAACTCTTCAATACAGATTTTCCAAACCTCTTCCCGGTCTcctttttccaggaaaaatccccacaaaaaaaatgggaaaaacgggggggaaaaaaaatctcaacgAAATGGAAAATTCCCATGGTGGAATGCTGCCCTGGAAGGGAAATGCTGGGGAATGGTGGAGgaggggggaatttgggaacaAATTTTGGGttaattcctgctgctggatcCCCTTTGGAATTTGGGATTCTCTGATTGGATCCCCTTTGGCATTCTGGAATCCCTGAGGCCCTTGGATCCCTTTTAGGATTCTCAAATCCCTGAGATCTCTTGGGATCCCCTTTTGGGATTCACAAATCCTTTGGGGCTCTGGAATCCTGAGATCTTTGGGATTCCCAAATTTCTGAGATCTGTTGGATCCCCTTTGGGATTCCTGAACCCATTGGGGTTTCGGAATTCCGAGATCTTTGGGATTCCCAAATCCTTGAGGCTTTTGGAATTCTGGAATCCCTGAGGCCCCTGAATCCCCtttggaattcccaaatcccagagatCTCTTGGATCCCCTTTGggattcccaaatcccagacaTCTCTTGGATCCCCTTTGggattcccaaatcccagagatCTCCTGGATCCATGGGAACACCACCCAACCCTTCGATTCCCATAGATCCCTCGGGATCCTGGATCCCATTTCCCGCTCTTCCCGAGCTTCGCTGcatgagctgctccagggggCTTCGGATCCAGGGGGTCCCTAAAGCCATAAAATTCCCGCTCGGAGCCgccgggattttgggattttctgggaCACCGCGGAGAACAAGGAAGCACCGTTGTACTTTAGATTTTAGCAACTTGTGAAATAAAAAGATCCCGGATTTTCATGGGAGAATTCCCGCGGTGGAACTGGGGAGCCGTGTGGTTTTTCTTGGATTTCgttcccaattaatttgggattTGGAATTTCgccatgggggaaaaaaaaaaaaaggggggttggaattttttttttctatccaaGGCTCTTCTTCCTTGGCGTTCCCAGCTTGGAAAAAAGgtgaattcccaaattttttaTATCCCAGGGATTCCTGCGCCTGCCATTCCTCAGGACAACAAAAGAAATCCAAAATTCCAGTGGATACgggattgggtttttttccatgtcCATTTTTATACTCATTTTGGGAATTCTTCCTTTACCTCTGGATTCTCCCGGCCGATTACCCCATTTTTTTGGAGGGGGAAGAATTGGAATTGAATTCCCGAAGTTGAATCCCAGatggaaaactgggaattcAGGCTGCAGGAAGGGGTGACATGGAGAAAATTCCGGGAGATTTTTGTGGAAAACCCAAATTTGGctcatttttccctctcctttgggaaggagggagaacaGGGTGGGGTTTTTATTCCTTGGATTTGTTGGGACCCAAAATATTCCGGAATGAATCCCAAAATGTAATAATTCTCACTAATCCCGCCAGTGGAAGGATCCAGAATCAATAATTAATAATCAATAAATAATCAATAATCAATAATCAATTGGGGTTGGAATTGGAATTACAAGAAACTGAGAAACTCCTGGATCTGCCTCATATTCCCAGGAATTTGGGGGTGGGGATGGATCTCATGGATCCCCCAGACAAAGCCGGatctgctccttcctctcctgtgGATTATTCCCCAAAAAAAGCCCGGGAAGACGCGAGGATGGGAAAAGAAGGTGACAAAAATCCGGGATTTTTGTGGATTTCTGGAATTTCATGGATGGAGCATCTTCAGAGGCGCATCGCGGCATTCCGGCGGAGCAAATCCATAAATCCATCAACCCTTCTTCATTCCCACCtggaattcctgctccagcacccTTGGATTCCACCCGAACATTCCAGGAAAACTCATGGAGCCGTTGGATCGTTTCCCTCTGGAAGGAGAACGGGCCAAGGACATTCCCAGACGGATTTTTCCCCCGATTCTGGATAAAATCCAAGTTCCCGGAGCCTGGGAAGAGCCACGGCCGTGCGGGAATTCCCATGGAATTGTCCCAAATTCCCATGGAATTGTCCCGAATTCCCGGTCACCGGTGGAGTCGCGGCCGTGCTCCGGCACTGGGGAAAGGGGATCAGGGAATGGATCCCGCTGCAGGTGAAGCCTGGCTTGGAAAATTCCGGGAAAATTCCGAATGTTCGGGGTTTTCCAGCCCGATTTCCCTGTGGGATTGCCAGGGAATGTCGGGAGTGGATCCCGTGTGAGGGGAGATGATCCCAAGGAATTGATGGATCCCATTGGATGAGAGGATGATCCCACAAAATGATGGATCCCATTAGGTGTGAAGATGATCCCAAGGAAACAAAGGATCCCGTTGGATGAGAGGATGATCCCAGAAAAGTGAAGGATCCCTTTGGATTTGCAGATGATCCCAAGGAATTGCTGGATCTTATCTGAGGGGAAGAGGATCCCAAGGAATCCGCGGATCCCGCTGGGAGGAAGGACGATCCCAAGGAATGCGCGGATCCCGCTGGGAGGGAGGACGATCCCAAGGACTCTGCGGATCCCGCTGGGAGGAAGGACGATCCCAAGGAATCCGCGGATCCCGCTGGGAGGGAGGACGATCCCAAGGACTCTGTGGATCCCGCTGGGAGGGAGGACGATCCCAAGGTCTCTGTGGATCCCGCTGGGTGGGAGGACGATCCCAAGGAATCAGTGGATCCCGCTGGGAGGGAGGACGATCCCAAGGAATCAGTGGATCCCGTTGGGTGGGAGGACGATCCCAAGGACTCTGTGGATCCCGCTGGGAGGGAGGACGATCCCAAGGAATCCGCGGGTCCCGCTGGGAGCGAGGACGATCCCAAGGAATCAGTGGATCCCGTTGGGAGGGAGGACGATCCCAAGGTCTCTGTGGATCCCGTTGGGAGGGAGGACGATCCCAAGGAATCCGCGGGTCCCGCTGGGAGCGAGGACGATCCCAAGGAATCGATGTGGCATCGCCCTTTTAAGCGCGCGTTGCCCCTTAaaggggcggccccgccgctcacgTGGCTGCATCACGTGAGTTTCCCGCGCGCGGGAACtgggcgggcggcgcggcgcggcgcggtgACGTCACCGAGCAGCGCCGCGATGGCGGCGCCGAAGGTGAAGCAGGAcatggccccgccgggcggGTACGGCCCCATCGACTACAAGCGGCACCTCCCGCGCCGCGGCCTCTCAGGTGAGCCCGGGGGCAGCCGCGGAGGGGCGGCGGGGGAaggggcggcgccgcgcggccTCGCCGCGCTGAGCGCCCCTCACGGCCCTCACGGCCCTCCCGGCCCTCAGGGTACAGCCTGTTCGCGCTCGGCATCGGGAGCCTCCTGCTGGGCTACTACACCGTCATCAGGTGGAACCGCGAGCGCAGGTGACGCTCCGAGCCCCCCgcgggcagccccggcccgATCCCGGCTGTCCCGGGGCTCCCCGGGCTCCCTGCGCCTCTGGCCCCGGGAGGGGCTTTCCCTTCCcgggacccccagggacccccagggactcccagggacccccagtgcccccggggacccccagggaccccagtgaccccagtgaccccagtgaccccggggacccccagTGCCCTATTCccagtgccccattcccagtgccccattcccattcccagtgccccattcccagtgccccattcccagtgcccccagttcccccagtgcCCGTTCCAgtgccccattcccattcccagtgccttATTCCCAGTGCCCTATTCccagtgccccattcccagtgccccattcccgttcccagtgccccattcccagtgccccattcccagttcccccagttcccccagtgccccattcccagtgccccattcccagttcccccagttcccccagtgccccattcccagtgccccattcccagttcccccagttcccccagtgccccattcccagtgccccattcccagttcccccagttcccccagtgccccattcccagtgccccattcccgttcccagtgccccattcccagtgccccattcccagttttcccagttcccccagtgccccattcccagttcccccagttcccccagtgcCCGTTCCAGTGCCCGTGCCGTGTCCCTGCAGGCGGTTGCTGATCGAGGAGCTGGAGGCTCGGATCGCGCTGATGCCGCTGCTGCAGGCGGAGTCGGACCGCAGGTACGGGCTGGGAGCCCAGCTTCGGGATTGGGAACATCCCTTTGGGATTGGGAGCCCAattttgggattgggaatgtCCCTTTGGGATTAGAAACCGAattttgggattgggaatgtCCCTTTGGGATTGGGAACATCCCTTTGGGATTGGGAACATCcctttgggattgggaatgtCCCTTTGGGATTGGGAACATCCCTTTGGGATTGGGAACGTCCCTTTGGGATTGGGAACGTCCCTTTGGGATTGGGAACATCCCTTTGGGATTGGGAGCCCAattttgggattgggaatgtCCCCCCTGGGACGTGGGAATCCCCCTTTGGGCTCGGGGTCCCCTTTGGGCTGGGGGTCGCTTCCCGTGCCCTCTGTCCCGCAGAACTCTCCGGATGCTGCGGGAGAACCTGGAGGAGGAGGCCAAGATCATGCGGGACGTTCCGGGCTGGAAGGTTCGGGATTCCCGGGGCGAGGGggggctgcccctctgccatcccgtgggatttgggatcccgTGGGATTTGGCTCCCTCCCATGGGTTTGGGATCCCCTGGCATTCCGGGATCgctctgggctctgcagtgTGGGGCGGCGCCACCCGCCCCGGGGCGGCTCCTCCCGCAACTCCTGGTGCAattcccaacacaattcccagtGCAATTCCCGACACAATTCCCAGCAATTCCAGGCACAATTCCCAGCGATTCCCGACGCAATTCCCAAAGATTCCCTGCACAATTCCCGACACAATTCCCAGCGATTCCCGGCACACTTCCCGCTGTTCCAGGTGGGCGAGTCCTGTTTCCACACGGAGCGCTGGGTGCCCCCCACGCTGGAGGAGCTCTACTTCCTGCGGCcccaggctgagctggagcGCGAGAAGTTCGGGCTGCAGAACTACgtctgaccccaaatcccaaccccaatcccaaccccaaatccccaaacccaatcccaaccccaaatcccaaccccaatcccaaccccaaatccccaaacccaatcccaaccccaaatccaaatcccaaccccaaatcccaaccccaaatcccaaacccaaaaccaaatcccaaacccaaccccaaacccaatcccaaccccaaatccaaaccccaaacccaatcccaaatccccaaccccaaacccaatcccaaccccaaatccaaatcccaaacccaatcccaaatccccaaccccaaacccaatcccaaccccaaatccaaatcccaacccccaaacccaatcccaaccccaaacccaaatcccaaactccaaccccaatcccaaccccaaatccaaatcccaaaccccaaacccaatcccaaccccaaatcccaaaccccaaacccaatcccaaccccaaatccaaatCCTAAACCCAATCCCAACtccaaatcccaaccccaaacccaaatcccaaacccaaccccaaatcccaaacccaacccccaaatcccaacctgcccttcctgctccttcccagcccttcccGCTTTCTTCCCGAgcttctctcccttttcctgtccctctccaggctgtttcCCCCATCACAAGCTTGTTCTGACTTCTGctcattaataattaataaatgaattaataaatgaataaataaatcattTGGGGGTTGGGAACCGCCCCTGGGAATTGGGATCTGcctttgggattgggatccccCCTTTGGGATTGCGAGCTCcttttgggattgggatccccCCTTTGGGATTGGGAGCCACGTGGCTCTCGGACACCCCTTGCTCCCGggggattttcctgggaattcgggctgggaatttgggatggaggaggggCCGTGTCCTCGTCCCCTCCGCGCGTGTTCCCCGCTCCCAGAGCTGCGGATCCCGCTGGAAAAGCCCCGATCTGGGCGTGTTTAACACCGGAATTCCAGCGCGGTTTGAATTCCCGGGGTGGGAACCAccggcagcggcagcggggccggaccggcagcggggcgggggcACCGGagccgccgccccccgggcggcaccgccgagcgCGGCCCCGGTCCGGCCGGAGCATCCTCGGCATTCCCGGGGGATCCGGTCCGGCCGGAGCATCCTCGGCATTCCCGGGGGATCCAGAGCAGCGGGAGGCGCCGGGTCCGGTCCGACCGGAGGGTCCGCGGAGATCCCGGCGGATCCGGTCCAGCCGTGAACGGAGGCTCCGTGCAGCTCCCGCCGGGTCCGCTCCTGCCGAGCTCCGTTTCGCCGCCGCTGCCGTCCCGCTCCCCGCCATGAGCTCCGCGCCCTGCGCCCCCCGGGAGCCGCCCCGCTACCTCAGGTGAGCCCGGGGGTCCCCCCGAGGAGCCCCCCCGGCAGCACCGGCAGCTCCGGGCGGTGCCGctcagccggggctgccccgggaCGGGCCCCGTTCCCCGGTGCCGGGACCCCGCGGGGGCGGAACGGGACCTCCCCGCTGCCCCGGGAGCTGCCCCGGCTCGGTGCCAGCCCCCGCGCGCTgcccgcgggacccccgggcgGGGTCCCGGTCCCCACGGGTGTCCCCTGGGACCGGGGGGTGGGGGGTCGGTACCCACGGAGCCGCCGTTGCCGGAGCAACCGCATCCCGGGTCTCCATGGCTGCGGCGGGGATGCTCCGGGAGGCGGCGGGAGAGGAGCGCGGAGACCCGCGGGACCCGGGATGGGCAGCGATGGgcaccggggacagcggggacagcgggacacggGGGACAACGGGACACGcggcggggacagcgggacaaGCGGCGGGGACGGGAGGGTCCCACGGCCGGGCTGTGCCGGGAGCGAGCGATGGAACTGGAGCGGGGAATGGGACCGGGACacgggactgggatgggactgggatgggactgggatatGGGACTGGGATGTGACACTGGGGTGTGACACTGGGGTGTGACACTGGGGTGTGGGACTGGGATATGGGACTGGGATGTGACACTGGGATGTGACACTGGGGTGTGACACTGGGGTGTGACACTGGGGTGTGACACTGGGATGTGGATCGGGGATGCGGAGCTGGGATGCGTTCCGGGGGTGGGGCCGCAGCTCCCGGGGAGCCCCCGGCTGTGTgcccccgcccggggccggtGCCAGCCCCGCGGAGccagcgcggggccgggccaggagtgtccctgccagcagcgaTTAGGGACAATGCTCTCCGGGAACGGACGCGGGGAATTGCGGCAGACACGTGGCTTTTGTTGGGCGAGGGACAACACAGCTGGGCACGGCCACCCCCGGCCACCCCCGCTCGCCACGGGAGGGGCTCCGGGCACCGCTcggtcccttcccacccctttTCCCCCCGGCTTTGTCCCCAGGACCCCCCgtgtggggctgggacagggctgggactcACTAGAGGGCACCAAAGgattggggacagggatgggatgggaataTGGGACAGGACGGGATGAAGTTCTCCTGGCAGGTTTATCAGGACAGCCAAGGGATGGGAGGTGGGAATGGGGGAAGCAGGAGCTTGCTGGGGGCCTGCTGGAATGACCAAAGGATTTTTTAGGCTCTGCCtggtctggggtctctctggCTGGTCCGTGGGGACAGCCTGGATGGGGTGGGACCACCCTGCAGCCTCGGGCCGCAACCCGGGACCCCAGCCCGGGCCCCCTCAGCTGCCCGTGGCAGTGCCGGGTCCCCTCCCGGGGCTGGCTCTGAGCGGTTCCCCCCAACCCGGGGCACGGCGGGGTCTGGATCCCCCAGCTCCGCTCGGTTCCCCCGGTACCGCCGGAATCCCGGCCCCAGAAGGGCTCAGATTCCATCCCGGCGGTACCAGCGGGGTCTGGATCCCCCAGCTCCGCTCGGTTCCCCCGGTACCGCCGGAATCCCGGCCCCAGAAGGGCTCAGATTCCATCCCGGCGGTACCAGCGGG includes the following:
- the NDUFA13 gene encoding NADH dehydrogenase [ubiquinone] 1 alpha subcomplex subunit 13, which codes for MAAPKVKQDMAPPGGYGPIDYKRHLPRRGLSGYSLFALGIGSLLLGYYTVIRWNRERRRLLIEELEARIALMPLLQAESDRRTLRMLRENLEEEAKIMRDVPGWKVGESCFHTERWVPPTLEELYFLRPQAELEREKFGLQNYV